From the Clostridium sp. Marseille-P299 genome, the window ATAAGACTTTTCACCAAAGCCCTCCATCGTTACAATTTCATCCTTATATTTTTCCACATGAAATAAATCCGCAAGTTCGCGAATCATCTTCTTTGCGATTAATTTTTCAATGGTAGCTTCTGATAAACCTTCAATATTCATAGCATCACGGCTTACAAAATGTGTGAAGGACTTAATACGTTTTGCCAAACAATCATCGTTGATACAATAAAGTGATTTCACATCATTTTCTTGTTTTATTTTTGTCGCACCGCCACAAACTGGACAAGTCTTTGGTATTTCAACATTGCCACTTCTTGTTAAGTTCTCAGCAATTTGAGGAATGATCATATTGGCTTTATAAACTTGAACCGTATCACCAATTCCAATCTGTAGATTTTCCATAATACTAATATTATGAAGGCTGGCACGGCTAACTGTCGTTCCTTCTAAGTCCACCGGTTCAAATATTGCAACAGGGTTGATTAAGCCAGTTCTTGAAGCACTCCATTCAATCTGAAGCATTTTCGTTTCCTTGATTTCATCTTTCCATTTAAATGCAATCGCATTTCTTGGGAATTTCGAAGTTCTACCAAGAGAATCTCCATATGCGATGTCATTATATAAAAGTACCAAACCATCGGATGGAAAATCATTTGTAACAATCTTTTCAGAAAAGTATTTTACTGCATCTGCTACGGTATCTGCCGTCACCAAACGTTCCTCTACGACATCAAATCCTTGAGAAGAAAGCCACTCAAACTGCTCTTTTTTCGTTGTAAATTGGCTCATATCATCCATTTTAATAAGTGCAAATGCAAAGAAATGAACATTTCTCTTAGCAGTAATCTCATTGTTCAGCTGTCTTACAGAACCACTGCATAGATTTCTAGGATTTTTGTATTTAGCAGAAACATCCTCAATCATCGCATTCATTCGCTCAAAATCAGAGTACTTAATAAGTGCCTCACCACGAATGACCAATTCACCTTGATAAGCAATGCTAAGAGGAATGTTTTTAAATACTTTCGCATTATTTGTGATAACTTCGCCGACTTCACCATTTCCTCTTGTAACTGCTTTAACTAACTTTCCGCCTTGGTAAGTTAAAATAACGGTTAAACCATCCAACTTCCAAGAAAGTAAGCCTTCCTGATTACCAAGCCATTCTTTAAGTGTTTCCACATCTTTTGTTTTATCAAGTGAGAGCATTGGAGAATCATGTCTTTCTTTTGGAAGTTCGCTAAGGATTTCATAACCTGCATGCATCGTTGGACTACCTGCAAGTACAAAACCAGTTTCTTCTTCCAGTGCTTTTAGTTCATCGTAGAGCTTGTCATACTCAAAGTTACTCATAATCTCTCGATCTTCTTGCTCGTAAACTCTAGCGGCCCTGTCCAGTAGCTTGGTTAGTTCTTTGATTCTTTCCTTTTTTGATTCCATTGTTA encodes:
- the ligA gene encoding NAD-dependent DNA ligase LigA translates to MESKKERIKELTKLLDRAARVYEQEDREIMSNFEYDKLYDELKALEEETGFVLAGSPTMHAGYEILSELPKERHDSPMLSLDKTKDVETLKEWLGNQEGLLSWKLDGLTVILTYQGGKLVKAVTRGNGEVGEVITNNAKVFKNIPLSIAYQGELVIRGEALIKYSDFERMNAMIEDVSAKYKNPRNLCSGSVRQLNNEITAKRNVHFFAFALIKMDDMSQFTTKKEQFEWLSSQGFDVVEERLVTADTVADAVKYFSEKIVTNDFPSDGLVLLYNDIAYGDSLGRTSKFPRNAIAFKWKDEIKETKMLQIEWSASRTGLINPVAIFEPVDLEGTTVSRASLHNISIMENLQIGIGDTVQVYKANMIIPQIAENLTRSGNVEIPKTCPVCGGATKIKQENDVKSLYCINDDCLAKRIKSFTHFVSRDAMNIEGLSEATIEKLIAKKMIRELADLFHVEKYKDEIVTMEGFGEKSYNNLVASIERARKTTLPKFIYSLGILNIGLSTAKLVAKHFKNDFDKIRNATMEELVEIDGIGGVTAQTFMDFFHKEENNKIVDDLLEEIEIESNETSDASSRLEGLTFVITGSVEKFANRNEVKEVIEQNGGKVTGSVTAKTNYLINNDNMSNSSKNKKAKELGIPIITEDELLSMLS